A single window of Microbacterium oryzae DNA harbors:
- the rpsG gene encoding 30S ribosomal protein S7, with translation MPRKGPAPKRPVVNDPVYGAPIVTQLVNKILVDGKKSIAENIVYTALEGVAAKNGQDAVATLKKALDNVRPTLEVRSRRVGGSTYQVPVEVKPHRANTLALRWLVSYAKGRREKTMTERLMNEILDASNGLGAAVKRREDTHKMAESNRAFAHYRW, from the coding sequence ATGCCTCGTAAGGGTCCGGCCCCCAAGCGCCCCGTCGTCAACGATCCGGTTTACGGCGCTCCGATCGTCACGCAGCTGGTCAACAAGATCCTCGTGGATGGCAAGAAGTCCATCGCCGAGAACATCGTCTACACCGCTCTCGAGGGTGTGGCCGCGAAGAATGGCCAGGACGCTGTCGCCACGCTGAAGAAGGCGCTCGACAACGTGCGCCCGACGCTCGAGGTCCGCAGCCGCCGCGTCGGCGGTTCGACCTACCAGGTTCCGGTCGAGGTCAAGCCTCACCGTGCCAACACGCTCGCTCTCCGCTGGCTGGTGAGCTACGCGAAGGGCCGTCGTGAGAAGACGATGACCGAGCGTCTCATGAACGAGATCCTCGACGCGTCGAACGGTCTGGGTGCAGCGGTCAAGCGCCGCGAGGACACCCACAAGATGGCCGAGTCGAACCGCGCCTTCGCGCACTACCGCTGGTAG
- the rpsL gene encoding 30S ribosomal protein S12: MPTIQQLVRKGRSPKVSKTKAPALKANPQQAGVCTRVYTTTPKKPNSAMRKVARVKLRNGTEVTAYIPGEGHNLQEHSLVLVRGGRVKDLPGVRYKIVRGALDTQAVKNRKQARSRYGAKKG; the protein is encoded by the coding sequence GTGCCAACTATTCAGCAGTTGGTTCGCAAGGGCCGTTCGCCGAAGGTCTCGAAGACCAAGGCGCCCGCCCTGAAGGCGAACCCGCAGCAGGCGGGTGTCTGCACCCGCGTCTACACGACCACCCCCAAGAAGCCGAACTCGGCTATGCGGAAGGTCGCTCGTGTCAAGCTGCGCAACGGCACCGAGGTCACGGCCTACATCCCCGGTGAGGGCCACAACCTCCAGGAGCACTCGCTCGTGCTCGTCCGCGGCGGTCGTGTGAAGGACCTCCCCGGTGTGCGCTACAAGATCGTCCGCGGTGCGCTCGACACCCAGGCTGTCAAGAACCGTAAGCAGGCTCGCAGCCGCTACGGCGCGAAGAAGGGTTGA
- a CDS encoding META domain-containing protein: MASVVGKWQSSEDSEPYLTFSDDGKFRGNDGCNGMSGRYEQDGDTVSVTFVAANVRGCPGVDTWLSKLKSITVGESTLEVYDASGELLGSLARES; the protein is encoded by the coding sequence GTGGCATCGGTCGTCGGAAAGTGGCAGAGCAGCGAGGACAGCGAGCCGTACCTCACCTTCTCCGACGATGGGAAGTTCCGCGGGAACGACGGCTGCAACGGGATGTCGGGCCGCTATGAGCAGGACGGCGACACGGTGTCCGTGACCTTCGTCGCGGCGAACGTGCGCGGTTGCCCGGGCGTCGACACTTGGCTGTCGAAGCTGAAATCGATCACGGTCGGCGAGTCGACCCTCGAGGTCTACGACGCCTCGGGAGAGCTGCTCGGATCGCTCGCACGCGAGAGCTGA
- a CDS encoding spermidine/putrescine ABC transporter substrate-binding protein, with product MERTLDAQVAQAVDAWLRWLPRWQPATHRGRAAPCRRCFGSPLLSAAGLGADVPHGVQHGLSTRMKTIVDHAVAEYTARNLPLLQAELDQQAARNRARSYRPGEDLAPEYEGLPLDPDPVPGAPFLFTIEQLANEAEADVPSLPPLSAEAKAALRREVSLADEYANLVGREICSVLLGHRLRIQAAIVEFVEPQVEAMLAELTQSLDTPFGPGDFLSGPGATP from the coding sequence ATGGAGCGGACGCTCGACGCGCAGGTGGCTCAGGCGGTGGACGCCTGGCTGCGCTGGCTGCCGCGCTGGCAGCCCGCCACGCATCGCGGTCGTGCCGCTCCGTGCCGCCGCTGCTTCGGGTCACCGCTGCTCTCGGCTGCCGGCCTCGGCGCGGACGTGCCGCACGGCGTGCAGCACGGACTCTCCACGCGCATGAAGACCATCGTCGACCACGCGGTCGCCGAGTACACCGCACGCAACCTGCCGTTGCTGCAGGCCGAGCTCGACCAGCAGGCGGCCCGCAATCGCGCGCGCTCCTACCGGCCGGGGGAGGACCTCGCGCCGGAGTACGAGGGACTGCCGCTCGACCCCGATCCCGTGCCCGGCGCCCCGTTCCTCTTCACGATCGAGCAGCTGGCGAACGAGGCCGAGGCCGACGTGCCGAGCCTCCCGCCGCTGTCCGCGGAGGCGAAGGCGGCCCTGCGCCGCGAGGTCTCCCTCGCCGACGAGTACGCGAACCTCGTCGGTCGCGAGATCTGCTCGGTGCTCCTCGGGCACCGCCTGCGCATCCAGGCCGCCATCGTGGAGTTCGTGGAACCGCAGGTCGAGGCCATGCTCGCTGAGCTCACGCAGTCGCTCGACACTCCCTTCGGCCCCGGGGACTTCCTGTCGGGGCCGGGCGCGACCCCCTGA
- a CDS encoding CvpA family protein, with amino-acid sequence MSDPRSSTGGPLNGDPDDSAAADAQGGRVTDARDDADRDGQNGYAAGDENATDGQSPASTDGHDGLGTDEHDGSPATGGDGFAAGDRDPFATADREVFHDDDRDPFTHGEPEIFTSGSRSLFADADERDAAGFDSATTADDDTATRAMPEVAEERPAAVAFEPFGRSDDVDGESADASDSQHDERPAAVAFAPGADAAERATAGADDEPVADMPSFAPADADAEDRRDADDVNAAHDANNADASATDAANADAGDADDANADPHARPAAVAFDPDAPSLTRASEEADASAGRVPPIDNDRDGEPDFAALAAELEEFERRSADPSDSLAAPAHTRDDDDRTSPWFEPAKTDTFTSSEPQPQPQPEPEQDRPAAVTASEPAPHTTAAPETTAAPQPIFVRAPERPKMRGNRGAAGLIGLVAAVLFAVLFFAATLGSRLIAGDADFANIADQALQIATSFAFWVPVVVFWLGFWLLGVFVNRARWGKWVVFGLLVGVISYGGYILGQLFEAPFWMLTASEGGGLVADSLLHPLAIVAFILGREITIWFGAWAARRGARVSERNAEAQAEYERTLEAGPQLAQ; translated from the coding sequence ATGAGCGACCCCCGCAGTTCGACCGGCGGACCGCTGAACGGCGACCCCGACGACTCGGCCGCCGCTGACGCACAGGGCGGACGCGTGACCGACGCCCGCGATGACGCCGACCGGGATGGCCAGAACGGCTACGCCGCCGGCGACGAGAACGCGACGGATGGCCAGAGCCCGGCATCGACGGATGGTCACGACGGTCTCGGCACCGACGAGCACGACGGATCTCCCGCGACCGGGGGAGACGGCTTCGCCGCCGGCGACCGCGACCCCTTCGCCACGGCCGACCGCGAGGTCTTCCACGACGACGACCGCGACCCCTTCACGCACGGCGAGCCCGAGATCTTCACGTCGGGCAGCCGCAGCCTCTTCGCCGATGCCGACGAGCGCGACGCCGCCGGCTTCGACAGCGCGACGACGGCCGACGACGACACCGCCACGCGCGCCATGCCCGAGGTCGCGGAGGAGCGCCCGGCCGCGGTGGCCTTCGAGCCGTTCGGCCGCAGCGACGACGTCGACGGCGAATCCGCTGATGCGTCCGACTCGCAGCACGACGAGCGCCCTGCTGCCGTCGCCTTCGCGCCCGGCGCCGACGCGGCAGAGCGTGCCACGGCGGGCGCAGACGACGAGCCCGTTGCCGACATGCCCTCCTTCGCTCCGGCAGATGCGGACGCGGAGGACCGCCGCGACGCCGACGACGTGAACGCGGCCCACGACGCGAACAACGCCGACGCATCCGCGACCGACGCCGCGAACGCCGACGCCGGCGACGCCGACGACGCGAACGCCGACCCCCACGCCCGCCCCGCGGCCGTGGCGTTCGACCCGGATGCGCCGTCGCTGACGCGCGCGTCGGAGGAGGCAGACGCGTCGGCCGGGCGCGTGCCGCCGATCGACAACGACCGTGACGGCGAGCCCGACTTCGCCGCCCTGGCGGCCGAGCTCGAGGAGTTCGAGCGTCGCTCCGCCGACCCGAGCGACTCGCTCGCCGCTCCCGCGCACACGCGTGATGACGACGACCGCACCTCCCCGTGGTTCGAGCCCGCGAAGACCGACACGTTCACCTCGTCCGAGCCGCAGCCGCAGCCCCAGCCCGAGCCCGAGCAGGACCGCCCGGCGGCGGTCACGGCGTCGGAGCCCGCCCCGCACACGACCGCCGCGCCGGAGACGACCGCCGCGCCGCAGCCGATCTTCGTGCGGGCTCCCGAGCGGCCGAAGATGCGCGGCAACCGCGGCGCCGCGGGGCTCATCGGCCTCGTCGCCGCGGTGCTGTTCGCCGTGCTGTTCTTCGCCGCGACGCTCGGCTCGCGCCTGATCGCGGGCGACGCGGACTTCGCGAACATCGCCGACCAGGCCCTCCAGATCGCGACGAGCTTCGCGTTCTGGGTGCCGGTCGTCGTCTTCTGGCTCGGCTTCTGGCTGCTCGGCGTGTTCGTCAACCGCGCACGCTGGGGCAAGTGGGTCGTCTTCGGCCTGCTCGTCGGCGTGATCTCCTACGGCGGGTACATCCTCGGCCAGCTCTTCGAGGCCCCGTTCTGGATGCTCACCGCCTCCGAGGGCGGCGGCCTCGTCGCCGACAGCCTCCTGCACCCGCTCGCGATCGTGGCGTTCATCCTCGGCCGCGAGATCACCATCTGGTTCGGAGCCTGGGCCGCTCGCCGCGGCGCACGCGTCTCCGAGCGCAACGCAGAGGCCCAGGCCGAGTACGAGCGCACGCTCGAGGCCGGTCCGCAGCTGGCGCAGTGA